Proteins from one Telopea speciosissima isolate NSW1024214 ecotype Mountain lineage chromosome 1, Tspe_v1, whole genome shotgun sequence genomic window:
- the LOC122656577 gene encoding peroxidase 17: MMSLLPLSQCVLLLFFFLYMLMILATATELRPGFYAETCPEAESTVREVMKKVMKRDPRNAASVMRFQFHDCFVDGCDASLLLDDTPTMLGEKLSLSNINSLRSYEVIDEAKEELEKLCPGVVSCADIIIMASRDAVVLTGGPNWEVKLGRLDSLTASQEDSDKIMPSPRSTASALIDLFSEFDLSVKDLVALSGSHSIGNGRCFSIVNRLYNQSGTGMPDPALETQYREKLDKLCPKGGDEEVIGDLDATPHVFDNQYFKDLVSGRGFLYSDQTLFTNQRTREFVQNFSSDQEGFFKAFVEGMVKMGDLQSGRPGEIRQNCRVVNRRPMEILIESLDEMNEQKSET; the protein is encoded by the exons ATGATgtctctcctccctctttctCAGTGTgtgctccttctcttcttcttcctctacatGTTGATGATCTTGGCCACTGCAACAGAACTGAGGCCGGGTTTTTACGCAGAAACTTGCCCGGAAGCAGAATCGACTGTGAGAGAAGTGATGAAGAAAGTCATGAAAAGGGATCCAAGAAATGCCGCATCAGTCATGCGCTTTCAGTTCCATGACTGCTTTGTTGAT GGCTGCGATGCTTCGTTGTTGCTTGATGACACACCCACCATGCTTGGTGAGAAACTCTCTCTGTCCAATATCAACTCGCTGCGATCTTATGAAGTCATCGATGAGGCCAAGGAAGAGTTAGAGAAGCTCTGCCCTGGTGTTGTATCATGCGctgatattattattatggCCTCTAGAGATGCCGTCGTATTG ACTGGAGGACCCAATTGGGAAGTCAAGCTGGGAAGGCTAGACAGCTTAACAGCGAGCCAAGAAGACTCAGACAAAATCATGCCGAGCCCAAGATCCACTGCAAGTGCCCTTATCGATCTGTTCAGCGAGTTTGATCTCTCTGTGAAGGACCTTGTAGCCCTCTCTGGCTCTCATTCAATCGGAAACGGGCGCTGCTTCTCAATTGTGAACCGTCTCTACAATCAATCAGGAACGGGCATGCCTGACCCTGCCTTGGAAACCCAGTACAGAGAGAAGCTTGACAAGCTCTGCCCGAAAGGAGGAGACGAAGAAGTAATTGGGGACCTTGATGCAACCCCACATGTCTTTGATAATCAGTACTTCAAGGACTTGGTCTCTGGTCGAGGATTTCTTTATTCAGATCAAACTCTATTCACCAACCAAAGGACTCGTGAATTTGTTCAAAACTTCAGCAGTGATCAAGAGGGGTTCTTTAAAGCCTTTGTAGAGGGTATGGTGAAGATGGGTGACCTGCAATCCGGCCGGCCGGGAGAAATCCGGCAGAATTGCAGAGTTGTTAACAGGAGACCTATGGAAATCTTAATTGAATCTCTAGATGAGATGAACGAACAGAAAAGTGAGACATAG